In Arachis stenosperma cultivar V10309 chromosome 1, arast.V10309.gnm1.PFL2, whole genome shotgun sequence, one DNA window encodes the following:
- the LOC130933195 gene encoding uncharacterized protein LOC130933195: MWLDFARVLKPVSTRPVPTRSRRIITRPEARQVWFRASVRAGQNRVEFKAYPPQALVVAAAEPVTIVVEVVATFLLSPFFSRNITIMNHYCLMFFLCFTLPFVFCDVEMHSGRSTQILHSFYEERNLTTVMVKAEQTLSTSKNFLMHGSCTNKDISISQSRESASGIPEYIVQIVNTCVSECAPYDIHLRCGWFASARVINPRLFKRLSYDDCLVNGGKPLAFSQIVRFTYSNSFLYPLAFKSAKFCSTPK; encoded by the exons ATGTGGTTAGACTTTGCAAGAGTATTGAAACCTGTGAGTACCCGACCCGTCCCTACCCGGTCAAGACGAATAATAACTCGACCCGAGGCGAGGCAGGTTTGGTTCAGGGCGAGTGTTCGAGCAGGGCAGAACAGGGTCGAGTTTAAGGCGTACCCACCCCAgg CTCTCGTCGTCGCCGCTGCTGAGCCCGTCACCATCGTTGTTGAGGTCGTCGCTACCTTCCTGCTGAGCCCCTTTTTCTCTAG AAACATAACCATTATGAACCACTACTGCCTTATGTTCTTCCTTTGCTTCACATTGCCCTTTGTATTTTGTGATGTTGAAATGCATTCAG GTCGGTCAACCCAGATTCTGCACTCTTTCTATGAAGAAAGAAACTTGACAACGGTGATGGTGAAAGCAGAACAGACACTCTCtacatcaaaaaattttttaatgcaTG GTTCATGCACAAACAAAGACATAAGCATCTCACAAAGTAGAGAATCTGCTTCTGGAATTCCAGAGTACATTGTGCAAATTGTGAATACATGTGTTTCTGAATGtgctccatatgatattcaCCTTCGCTGTGGCTGgtttgcttctgcaagagtaaTCAACCCAAGATTGTTCAAGAGGCTCTCTTACGATGATTGTTTAGTTAATGGAGGAAAGCCTTTAGCCTTTAGTCAGATCGTTAGATTCACTTACTCCAACTCCTTCTTGTATCCTCTTGCTTTCAAGTCTGCTAAATTTTGCTCAACTCCCAAGTAA
- the LOC130960617 gene encoding protein high chlorophyll fluorescent 107, producing the protein MNAFPSPSSSSSSNFNLFTQPKHNNYYHVKFGIKIPVLPSPPCCSLRDSSSSTTTVLDKNAISSQQSPSSNVVLPKDANYEGGLVVRRPVMEVSGDEEEDGGKDATDDDEANGSASAIDAGLTKFAKKMPMFEPERVESNPKEKPLTVNLDLALYRAKVLARKFLYEEAEAILQKCIYCWPEDGRAYVALGKILSKQSKTGKAREVYEKGCQATQGENAYIWQCWAVLENKMGNMRRARELFDAATVADKKHVAAWHGWAVLELKQGNIKKARSLLVKGLKYCGENEYIYQTLALLEVKANRYQQARYLFSQATKCNPNSCASWLAWAQMEVEQENYRAARKLFEKAVQASPKNRFAWHVWGIFESKMGNIDKGRKLLKIGHALNPRDPVLLQSLALLEYKHSTANLARVLFRRASELDPRHQPVWFAWGWMEWKEGNLNKARELYQKSLSIDSNSESAARCLQAWGVLEQRAGNLSAARRLFRSSLNINSQSYVTWMTWASLEEDQGNSVRAEEIRNLYFQQRTEVVDDASWVMGFLDIIDPAVDRLKRLLKLDPNSSNMMPDSFKSIAGINKNKVDLAGTSSNVDDGEEDESGFDLDAFIMERLSLDTSKLEVQLEPSTVKTSKSPRSIWRSNNRIVKV; encoded by the exons ATGAACGCTTTTCCTTCCccatcatcttcatcttcttctaacTTCAATCTCTtcactcagcccaagcacaacAACTACTACCACGTCAAGTTCGGCATCAAAATTCCAGTTTTGCCCTCTCCGCCATGTTGCTCTCTCAGAGACTCTTCCTCATCCACCACTACTGTCCTGGACAAAAATGCCATTTCCTCCCAACAGAGTCCCAGTTCCAATGTAGTTTTGCCGAAAGACGCCAACTATGAGGGAGGGCTCGTGGTTCGCCGGCCGGTGATGGAGGTTTCCGGCGATGAGGAGGAGGACGGAGGGAAGGACGCGACCGATGACGATGAAGCGAATGGTTCTGCTTCTGCGATCGATGCCGGACTCACGAAGTTCGCGAAGAAGATGCCCATGTTTGAGCCCGAAAGGGTGGAATCGAATCCCAAAGAGAAGCCGCTAACTGTGAACTTGGACTTGGCACTGTACAGGGCCAAGGTCTTGGCTAGAAAATTTCTCTATGAAGAAGCAGAAGCTATACTTCAGAAG TGTATATACTGTTGGCCGGAAGATGGTCGAGCTTATGTGGCACTTGGGAAAATTTTGAGCAAGCAATCAAAGACAGGTAAAGCGAGAGAGGTGTACGAGAAGGGTTGCCAGGCTACTCAGGGTGAAAATGCTTACATTTGGCAG TGTTGGGCTGttctagaaaataaaatgggAAATATGAGGAGGGCAAGAGAGTTATTCGACGCTGCCACGGTTGCTGATAAGAAGCATGTTGCTGCTTGGCACGGATGGGCAGTTCTAGAGTTAAAGCAGGGAAATATAAAGAAGGCAAGGAGTTTGTTAGTGAAAGGTCTTAAATATTGTGGAGAGAATGAGTATATTTACCAAACACTGGCATTGCTTGAAGTTAAAGCAAATCGGTATCAGCAAGCTCGATATTTATTCAGTCAGGCCACGAAATGTAATCCTAACAGCTGCGCTAGTTGGCTT GCTTGGGCACAAATGGAGGTGGAACAGGAAAACTACCGTGCTGCTAGGAAATTGTTTGAG AAAGCAGTACAGGCAAGTCCTAAAAATAGGTTTGCTTGGCATGTGTGGGGCATCTTTGAATCTAAAATGGGCAACATTGACAAGGGAAGAAAACTTCTAAAGATAGGCCATGCTCTAAATCCGAGGGATCCTGTTCTCCTTCAGTCTCTTGCATTGTTAGAATACAAGCACTCAACGGCAAACCTTGCTCGGGTCTTGTTCAGGAGAGCATCTGAATTGGATCCAAGGCATCAACCTGTTTGGTTT GCTTGGGGTTGGATGGAGTGGAAGGAAGGAAACTTGAATAAAGCTAGAGAGTTATATCAAAAGTCCTTATCAATTGATTCAAACAGTGAGAGTGCTGCTAGGTGTCTTCAG GCGTGGGGTGTTCTAGAACAGAGGGCTGGTAATCTTTCAGCTGCCCGAAGATTATTTAGATCATCATTGAATATAAACTCTCAGAGTTATGTGACATGGATGACTTGGGCATCACTGGAGGAAGATCAAGGAAATTCTGTTCGTGCTGAAGAGATTCGTAACCTCTATTTCCAGCAG CGCACGGAAGTTGTAGATGATGCTTCATGGGTTATGGGATTCTTAGATATTATAGACCCGGCCGTTGACCGTCTGAAGAGACTCCTCAAGCTGGACCCGAATTCTTCCAACATGATGCCGGATTCTTTCAAAAGTATCGCcggaataaataaaaacaaggTTGATTTAGCCGGCACAAGTTCTAATGTCGATGATGGTGAAGAAGATGAAAGTGGTTTTGATTTGGATGCTTTCATTATGGAAAGGTTGTCCTTAGATACATCCAAGCTGGAAGTTCAGTTAGAACCATCAACTGTGAAGACAAGTAAATCTCCAAGGAGTATATGGAGATCAAACAATAGAATTGTCAAAGTGTAA